A portion of the Pseudomonas protegens CHA0 genome contains these proteins:
- the hpaE gene encoding 5-carboxymethyl-2-hydroxymuconate semialdehyde dehydrogenase, which yields MIKHWINGREVESREVFTNYNPATGEAIGEVASGGAEEIAQAVAAAKDAFPKWANTPASVRARLMRRLGALIEENVPHLAELETLDTGLPIHQTRNVLIPRASHNFDFFAEVCTRMDGHSYPVDDQMLNYTLYQPVGVCALVSPWNVPFMTATWKTAPCLALGNTAVLKMSELSPLTANELGRLAVEAGIPAGVLNIVQGYGATAGDALVRHPDVRAISFTGGTATGKKIMQTAGLKKYSMELGGKSPVLIFEDADLERALDAALFTIFSLNGERCTAGSRIFIQESVYPQFVKEFAARARRLIVGDPQDPKTQVGSMITQAHYDKVTGYIRIGLEEGATLLAGGLERPANLPAHLARGQFIQPTVFADVDNKMRIAQEEIFGPVVCLIPFKDEAQALQLANDTEYGLASYIWTQDIGKAHRLARGIEAGMVFINSQNVRDLRQPFGGIKGSGTGREGGEYSFEVFAEIKNVCLSMGSHHIPRWGV from the coding sequence ATGATCAAGCACTGGATCAACGGCCGCGAAGTCGAAAGCCGTGAAGTGTTCACCAACTACAACCCCGCCACCGGTGAAGCCATTGGCGAGGTGGCCAGCGGCGGCGCCGAGGAAATCGCCCAGGCGGTAGCGGCGGCCAAGGACGCCTTTCCGAAATGGGCCAATACCCCGGCATCGGTGCGCGCGCGGCTGATGCGCCGCCTGGGTGCGCTGATCGAAGAGAACGTGCCGCACCTGGCGGAGCTGGAAACCCTGGACACCGGCCTGCCGATCCACCAGACCCGCAACGTGCTGATTCCCCGGGCCTCCCACAACTTCGATTTCTTCGCCGAGGTCTGCACCCGCATGGATGGCCACAGCTATCCGGTGGACGACCAGATGCTCAACTACACCCTGTACCAGCCAGTAGGCGTCTGCGCCCTGGTGTCGCCATGGAACGTACCGTTCATGACCGCCACCTGGAAGACCGCACCGTGTCTGGCCCTGGGCAATACCGCGGTGCTGAAGATGAGCGAACTGTCGCCGCTGACCGCCAATGAGCTGGGCCGGCTGGCGGTGGAAGCCGGGATTCCCGCCGGGGTGCTGAACATCGTCCAGGGCTACGGTGCCACCGCCGGCGATGCCCTGGTGCGCCACCCGGACGTGCGGGCGATTTCCTTCACCGGCGGCACCGCCACCGGCAAGAAGATCATGCAGACCGCGGGCCTGAAGAAGTACTCCATGGAACTGGGCGGCAAGTCGCCGGTGCTGATCTTCGAGGACGCCGACCTGGAACGGGCCCTGGACGCCGCGCTGTTCACCATCTTTTCCCTGAACGGCGAGCGCTGCACCGCCGGCAGCCGGATCTTCATCCAGGAAAGCGTCTACCCGCAGTTCGTCAAGGAGTTCGCCGCCCGGGCCAGGCGCCTGATCGTCGGTGACCCGCAGGACCCCAAGACCCAGGTCGGCTCGATGATCACCCAGGCCCACTACGACAAGGTCACCGGCTATATCCGCATTGGCCTGGAAGAAGGCGCGACCCTGCTGGCCGGCGGCCTGGAACGCCCGGCCAACCTGCCAGCGCACCTGGCCCGTGGGCAGTTCATCCAGCCCACGGTGTTCGCCGACGTGGACAACAAGATGCGCATCGCCCAGGAAGAGATCTTCGGCCCGGTGGTGTGCCTGATCCCGTTCAAGGACGAGGCCCAGGCCCTGCAACTGGCCAACGACACCGAGTACGGCCTGGCCTCCTACATCTGGACCCAGGACATCGGCAAGGCCCATCGCCTGGCCCGTGGCATCGAGGCCGGCATGGTGTTCATCAACAGCCAGAACGTGCGCGACCTGCGCCAGCCCTTCGGCGGCATCAAGGGTTCGGGCACCGGTCGCGAAGGCGGCGAATACAGCTTCGAGGTCTTTGCCGAGATCAAGAACGTCTGCCTCTCCATGGGCAGCCACCACATCCCGCGCTGGGGCGTGTAA
- the hpaD gene encoding 3,4-dihydroxyphenylacetate 2,3-dioxygenase produces the protein MGEVVMAAKVCHVPSMYLSELPGKHQGCREAAIAGHKEIARRARELGADTAVVFDVHWLVNSGYHINCGEAFNGTYTSNELPHFIKNMTYDYQGCPELGELIAAEANAADVRTLAHNIPSLELEYGTLVPMRYMHMDVPAAEHLKVVSIAAWCAWHRLEDSFTFGAAVRRAIEKSDRKVLVLASGSLSHRFSNDREAEANIHNWTREFDKQVDQRVVELWQQGRFREFCAMLPDYASSCHGEGGMHDTAMLLGLLGGPEYNRPAEIVTPLFGSSGTGQINAIFPV, from the coding sequence ATGGGCGAAGTCGTCATGGCCGCCAAGGTCTGCCACGTACCATCGATGTACCTGTCCGAACTGCCGGGCAAACACCAGGGCTGCCGTGAGGCGGCCATTGCCGGGCACAAGGAGATCGCCCGCCGGGCCCGGGAGCTGGGGGCCGACACCGCGGTGGTGTTCGATGTGCACTGGCTGGTCAATAGCGGGTACCACATCAACTGCGGCGAGGCGTTCAACGGCACCTACACCAGCAACGAGCTGCCGCACTTCATCAAGAACATGACCTACGACTACCAGGGTTGCCCGGAGCTGGGCGAGCTGATCGCCGCCGAGGCCAATGCTGCCGACGTGCGTACCCTGGCCCACAACATCCCCAGCCTGGAACTGGAGTACGGCACCCTGGTGCCCATGCGCTACATGCACATGGACGTGCCCGCTGCCGAGCACTTGAAGGTGGTGTCCATCGCCGCCTGGTGCGCCTGGCACCGCCTCGAAGACAGCTTCACCTTTGGCGCCGCGGTGCGCCGGGCCATCGAGAAGAGCGATCGCAAGGTCCTGGTGCTGGCGTCGGGTTCCCTCTCCCACCGTTTCTCCAACGACCGCGAGGCCGAGGCCAACATCCACAACTGGACCCGGGAGTTCGACAAGCAGGTGGACCAGCGGGTGGTGGAGCTGTGGCAGCAGGGCCGCTTCCGCGAGTTCTGCGCCATGCTCCCGGACTACGCCAGCAGCTGTCATGGCGAGGGCGGAATGCACGATACGGCCATGCTCCTGGGGCTGTTGGGCGGGCCTGAATACAACCGCCCAGCGGAGATCGTCACTCCGCTGTTCGGCAGCTCAGGCACCGGCCAGATCAACGCCATCTTCCCTGTCTAG
- a CDS encoding 5-carboxymethyl-2-hydroxymuconate Delta-isomerase — translation MPHFIAEYTDNIEQAADLPGLFEKAHDYLGATGVFPLGGIRSRGVRLDTWRMADGKHDYAFVHMRLQVGAGRDLATRRQVAEGLFEIIKAHFAELQGQRLLALSFEMSELDAELNFKHNNVHEFLRGQA, via the coding sequence ATGCCGCATTTCATCGCTGAATACACCGACAACATCGAACAGGCCGCCGACCTGCCGGGGCTGTTCGAAAAGGCCCATGACTACCTGGGCGCCACTGGCGTGTTCCCCCTGGGGGGCATCCGCAGCCGCGGGGTGCGCCTGGACACCTGGCGCATGGCCGACGGCAAGCACGACTACGCCTTCGTCCACATGCGCCTGCAAGTGGGAGCCGGCCGCGACCTGGCCACACGACGCCAGGTCGCCGAGGGCCTGTTCGAGATCATCAAGGCGCACTTCGCCGAGCTTCAGGGCCAGCGCCTCTTGGCCCTGTCGTTCGAAATGAGCGAGCTGGATGCCGAGCTGAACTTCAAGCACAACAACGTGCACGAGTTCCTGCGCGGACAAGCCTGA
- a CDS encoding MFS transporter, with amino-acid sequence MPHSTLATAPVAEVDDCYRKITWRLMPLLFVCYIFAHLDRINIGFAKLQMTQDLGFSDSVYGLGAGLFFVAYALFGVPSNLALDRVGPRRWIAFLMLVWGLLSSALMLVDSAWGFYVLRFLLGVAEAGFFPGILVLLNRWFPASRRGQVTALFAIAVPMAGVIGGPLSGWILESFHDFGGLRGWQWMFLIEGLPVVLLGLVVLKALPESIEQVGWLTPAQKTWLLQALQQEEQHKSITRFSGILRDRHVWLLVCIYFAVMLAVNTIAFWMPTLIHHAGIARDSNVGLLSALPYLAGCLFMLGVGRSSDRLRERRWHLGVPLLMSSLGLILTGLAPDNPWLVMFGLLVAGMGASAALPMFWQLPPAFLASSTQAAGIALISSFGSVAAFLAPYLIGVVRDATQSASLALYALALLIACGAWLVLQVPAHIVNPREK; translated from the coding sequence ATGCCCCACTCAACCCTTGCCACGGCGCCGGTCGCCGAGGTCGATGACTGCTATCGCAAGATCACCTGGCGGCTGATGCCGCTGTTGTTCGTCTGCTACATCTTTGCTCACCTGGACCGCATCAACATCGGTTTCGCCAAGCTGCAGATGACCCAGGATCTGGGCTTCAGCGACAGCGTCTATGGCCTGGGTGCCGGGCTGTTCTTCGTCGCCTACGCGCTGTTCGGGGTGCCCAGCAACCTGGCCCTGGACCGGGTCGGCCCACGGCGCTGGATCGCCTTCCTGATGCTGGTCTGGGGCCTGCTGTCCAGCGCCCTGATGCTGGTGGACAGCGCCTGGGGCTTCTATGTTTTGCGCTTTCTGCTGGGGGTCGCCGAGGCCGGCTTCTTCCCCGGCATCCTGGTGCTGCTCAACCGCTGGTTCCCGGCCAGCCGCCGCGGCCAGGTCACCGCCCTGTTCGCCATCGCCGTGCCCATGGCCGGAGTCATTGGCGGCCCCCTCTCCGGGTGGATCCTGGAAAGCTTCCACGACTTCGGCGGCCTGCGCGGCTGGCAGTGGATGTTCCTCATCGAAGGCCTGCCGGTGGTGCTGCTGGGCCTGGTGGTGCTCAAGGCCCTGCCGGAAAGCATCGAACAGGTGGGCTGGCTGACCCCGGCGCAGAAGACCTGGCTGCTGCAGGCCCTGCAACAGGAAGAACAGCACAAGTCCATCACCCGTTTCAGCGGCATCCTCAGGGACCGCCACGTCTGGCTGCTGGTGTGCATCTACTTCGCGGTGATGCTGGCGGTGAACACCATCGCCTTCTGGATGCCGACCCTGATCCACCACGCCGGCATCGCCCGGGACAGCAATGTCGGCCTGCTCAGTGCCCTGCCCTACCTGGCAGGCTGCCTGTTCATGCTCGGCGTCGGCCGCTCCTCGGACCGCCTGCGCGAACGCCGCTGGCACCTGGGGGTGCCGCTGCTGATGTCCAGCCTGGGGCTGATCCTCACCGGGCTGGCCCCGGACAACCCCTGGCTGGTGATGTTCGGCCTGCTGGTGGCGGGCATGGGCGCCAGCGCCGCCTTGCCGATGTTCTGGCAACTGCCGCCGGCCTTTCTCGCCAGCAGCACCCAGGCCGCGGGTATCGCCCTGATCAGTTCCTTCGGCAGCGTCGCCGCGTTCCTTGCCCCTTACCTGATCGGCGTGGTGCGCGACGCCACCCAAAGCGCCAGCCTGGCCCTCTACGCCCTGGCCCTGCTGATTGCCTGCGGCGCCTGGCTGGTGCTCCAGGTGCCGGCTCATATCGTCAACCCTCGGGAGAAATAA
- the hpaH gene encoding 2-oxo-hept-4-ene-1,7-dioate hydratase yields MLSPSDIQEAAARLNAAERSREQIGQLSLQYPAISIEDAYAIQRSWVEQKIRDGRKLVGHKIGLTSRAMQVSSNITEPDFGALLDDMLFDEGSDIPFQRFIVPRVEVELAFILGKPLKGPHCTLFDVLDATDWVIPALEIIDARIQQVDPQTQATRKVFDTISDNAANAGVVMGGRAVRPGDVDLRKVPAVLYRNGVIEESGVSAAVLNHPAKGVAWLANKLAAYDVGLEAGQIILGGSFTRPVAARPGDVFHVDYDQLGSIACRFV; encoded by the coding sequence ATGCTCAGCCCCTCGGATATCCAGGAAGCCGCCGCGCGCCTCAACGCCGCCGAGCGCAGCCGTGAACAGATCGGCCAGCTGTCCCTGCAATACCCCGCTATCAGCATCGAAGATGCCTACGCCATCCAGCGCAGCTGGGTGGAACAGAAAATCCGCGACGGGCGCAAGCTGGTGGGCCACAAGATTGGCCTGACCTCACGGGCCATGCAGGTTTCCTCGAACATCACCGAGCCGGATTTCGGCGCCCTGCTGGACGACATGCTGTTCGATGAAGGCAGCGACATTCCCTTCCAGCGCTTCATCGTGCCCCGGGTCGAGGTGGAACTGGCGTTCATCCTCGGCAAGCCGCTCAAGGGGCCCCACTGCACCCTGTTCGATGTGCTGGACGCCACCGACTGGGTGATCCCGGCGCTGGAGATCATCGATGCGCGCATCCAGCAGGTGGACCCGCAGACCCAGGCCACCCGCAAGGTCTTCGACACCATCTCGGACAATGCCGCCAACGCCGGGGTGGTGATGGGTGGCCGCGCCGTGCGTCCAGGGGATGTGGATTTGCGCAAGGTGCCGGCGGTGCTCTACCGCAATGGCGTGATCGAGGAGTCCGGGGTCTCTGCCGCGGTGCTCAACCACCCGGCCAAGGGCGTGGCCTGGCTGGCCAACAAGCTCGCGGCCTATGACGTCGGCCTGGAGGCCGGGCAGATCATTCTTGGCGGCTCCTTCACTCGCCCGGTGGCCGCCCGTCCCGGAGATGTATTCCACGTGGACTACGATCAGTTGGGCAGCATTGCCTGCCGTTTCGTCTGA
- the hpaI gene encoding 4-hydroxy-2-oxoheptanedioate aldolase, whose product MDMPLNLFKQRLQQREPQIGLWLGLADGYCAELAANAGFDWLLLDGEHAPNDLRSLLAQLQAIAPYPAQGIIRPPIGDTALIKQLLDIGAQTLLIPMVESAEQARQLVRAMRYPPLGVRGVGSALARASRWNSIAGYLDQADEQMCLLVQIENLEGLRNLDEILAVDGVDGVFIGPADLSAAMGQRGNPGHPDVVAAIEDAIVRIRRAGKAAGILSADQRLARRCIELGANFVAVGVDTTVLMKGLQSLAGQYKTLDAPTSEGGVY is encoded by the coding sequence ATGGACATGCCACTGAACCTGTTCAAGCAACGCCTGCAACAGCGCGAACCGCAGATTGGCCTGTGGCTGGGCCTGGCGGACGGCTACTGTGCCGAGCTGGCGGCCAACGCCGGTTTCGACTGGCTGCTGCTGGACGGCGAACACGCGCCCAACGATCTGCGCAGCCTGCTGGCGCAGTTGCAGGCCATTGCCCCTTACCCAGCCCAAGGCATTATCCGCCCGCCCATTGGCGATACCGCGCTGATCAAGCAATTGCTGGACATCGGCGCCCAGACCCTGTTGATCCCCATGGTGGAAAGCGCCGAGCAGGCACGCCAGCTGGTGCGCGCCATGCGCTATCCGCCACTGGGGGTTCGTGGCGTAGGCAGCGCCCTGGCCCGGGCGTCGCGCTGGAACAGCATCGCCGGCTACCTGGATCAGGCGGACGAGCAGATGTGCCTGCTGGTGCAGATCGAGAACCTCGAAGGCCTGCGCAACCTGGATGAGATTCTCGCGGTGGACGGGGTCGACGGGGTGTTTATCGGCCCGGCGGACCTGTCGGCGGCCATGGGCCAGCGGGGCAACCCCGGGCACCCGGACGTGGTGGCCGCGATTGAAGACGCCATCGTGCGGATTCGTCGGGCGGGCAAGGCCGCAGGGATTCTCAGTGCCGATCAGCGACTGGCGCGGCGTTGCATCGAGTTGGGGGCAAATTTTGTCGCGGTGGGCGTGGATACCACCGTCCTGATGAAGGGCCTGCAGAGCCTGGCCGGCCAGTACAAAACCCTGGACGCCCCCACCAGCGAGGGTGGGGTTTACTGA
- a CDS encoding glycerate kinase codes for MKIIIAPDSFKDSLSAEGVAQAIAQGLADVWPDAELCQCPMADGGEGTVESILAACDGQLRSNRVQGPLGAIVEARWGWLPQSHTAIIEMAEASGLQLLALEQRDACNSSTFGTGELIQAALEAGARRIILAIGGSATNDGGAGALQALGVKLLDRQDRILPRGGLALADLAHIELDAMDPRLAQVRFDIAADVNNPLCGEHGASAIFGPQKGASAQQVQQLDQALGHFADLCAQVLPKDVRDEPGSGAAGGLGFAAKAFLGAQFRPGVEVVAELVGLEQAVRGADLVITGEGRFDAQTLRGKTPFGVARIAREQGVPVIVIAGTLGEGYQQMYAHGVDAAFALTSGPMSLEQACREAPRLLRERAADIARLWRLARNAV; via the coding sequence ATGAAGATCATCATCGCCCCCGACTCGTTCAAGGACAGCCTGAGTGCCGAAGGCGTGGCCCAGGCCATTGCCCAGGGGCTGGCTGATGTGTGGCCCGACGCCGAGCTGTGCCAATGCCCCATGGCCGACGGTGGCGAAGGGACGGTGGAATCGATTCTCGCCGCCTGTGACGGGCAACTGCGCAGCAATCGGGTCCAGGGGCCGCTGGGAGCGATCGTGGAGGCGCGCTGGGGCTGGCTGCCCCAGAGCCACACGGCAATCATCGAAATGGCCGAGGCCAGTGGCCTGCAACTGCTGGCGCTGGAGCAGCGCGATGCGTGCAACAGCAGCACCTTCGGCACCGGGGAGCTGATCCAGGCCGCTCTGGAGGCCGGTGCCCGGCGCATCATCCTGGCCATCGGCGGCAGCGCCACCAACGACGGCGGCGCGGGGGCCCTGCAGGCGCTGGGGGTCAAGCTGCTGGACCGCCAGGACCGGATACTGCCTCGCGGCGGCCTGGCCCTGGCCGACCTCGCCCACATCGAGCTGGATGCCATGGACCCGCGCCTGGCCCAGGTGCGCTTCGACATCGCCGCCGACGTCAACAACCCGCTGTGCGGCGAGCACGGCGCTTCAGCCATCTTCGGCCCGCAGAAAGGCGCCTCGGCGCAGCAGGTGCAGCAACTGGACCAGGCCCTGGGACACTTCGCCGACCTGTGCGCCCAGGTACTGCCCAAGGATGTGCGTGATGAACCCGGCAGCGGCGCGGCCGGTGGCCTGGGGTTTGCCGCCAAGGCGTTTCTCGGCGCGCAATTTCGTCCCGGGGTGGAAGTGGTGGCGGAACTGGTGGGCCTGGAACAGGCCGTGCGCGGTGCAGATCTGGTGATCACCGGTGAAGGTCGCTTCGACGCCCAGACCTTGCGCGGCAAGACCCCCTTTGGCGTGGCGCGCATCGCCCGTGAGCAGGGGGTTCCGGTGATTGTTATTGCCGGCACCCTGGGCGAGGGTTACCAGCAGATGTACGCCCACGGCGTGGATGCGGCCTTCGCCCTGACCTCAGGCCCCATGAGCCTGGAACAGGCCTGCCGCGAAGCTCCGCGCCTGCTGCGCGAACGCGCCGCCGACATCGCCCGCCTCTGGCGCCTGGCCCGCAACGCCGTGTAG
- a CDS encoding sugar diacid recognition domain-containing protein: MFELDHDLAQDIVDRTMAILPYNVNVMDSQGLILGSGEPERINTRHEGAQLVLANGRVVEIDEPTARQLKGVQPGINLPLLHDQRLIGVLGITGDPAQLRTYAELVRMTAEMLVGQRHQQAEQQWRRQRCDDLLALLLSDGGDSPRLVDEAQQMGLKPQLARTPYLFELAQEPASGQGVDSLSSWLLSRYPDSWCVSSSKSSLLWCRPASLSLDNPRLLEKLDGQGWNILRVAVGGQAEGLAGLRRCYRRVGDLLAYGRDILPDARLLTLNRYRLPVMLWRHRNDDALDELLTPLRKVLAKDSNGQLLATLRSWCDHDGQSQACADALGIHRNSLRYRMERIAELSGVDPLRLDGMLALYLGVQLLPHRSEPA; this comes from the coding sequence ATGTTCGAACTGGATCATGACCTGGCGCAGGATATCGTCGACCGCACGATGGCGATCCTGCCCTACAACGTCAACGTCATGGACAGCCAGGGCCTGATCCTTGGCAGCGGCGAGCCGGAGCGTATCAACACCCGGCACGAAGGCGCGCAACTGGTGCTGGCCAACGGCCGGGTGGTGGAGATCGACGAACCCACCGCGCGCCAGCTCAAGGGCGTGCAGCCGGGCATCAACCTGCCGTTGCTGCATGACCAGCGGCTGATCGGGGTGCTGGGCATTACCGGCGACCCGGCGCAGTTGCGCACCTATGCCGAACTGGTGCGCATGACCGCCGAGATGCTGGTGGGCCAGCGCCACCAGCAGGCCGAGCAGCAATGGCGGCGCCAGCGCTGCGACGACCTGCTGGCCCTGCTGCTGAGCGACGGCGGCGACTCACCACGGCTGGTGGATGAAGCCCAGCAGATGGGCCTCAAGCCACAGCTGGCGCGTACGCCCTATCTGTTCGAACTGGCCCAGGAACCGGCCTCGGGGCAGGGCGTGGATAGCCTCAGCAGTTGGTTGCTGAGCCGCTATCCGGACAGCTGGTGCGTCAGCTCGTCGAAGAGTTCCCTGCTCTGGTGCCGCCCGGCGAGCCTGAGCCTGGACAACCCGCGGCTGCTGGAAAAGCTCGACGGCCAGGGCTGGAACATCCTGCGGGTGGCGGTGGGCGGGCAGGCCGAGGGCCTGGCCGGATTGCGCCGCTGCTACCGCCGGGTCGGCGACCTGCTGGCCTACGGCCGGGATATCCTGCCGGACGCGCGATTGCTCACCCTCAACCGCTACCGGCTGCCGGTGATGCTCTGGCGCCACCGCAACGATGACGCCCTGGACGAACTGCTGACGCCGTTGCGCAAGGTCCTGGCCAAGGACAGCAACGGCCAGTTGCTGGCGACCCTGCGCAGCTGGTGCGACCACGACGGCCAGAGCCAGGCCTGCGCCGATGCCCTGGGCATCCACCGCAACAGCCTGCGCTACCGCATGGAACGGATAGCCGAGCTCAGCGGCGTCGACCCCTTGCGCCTGGACGGCATGCTGGCTCTTTATCTTGGCGTACAGCTGCTGCCCCACCGCAGCGAGCCGGCCTGA